One window of the Triticum dicoccoides isolate Atlit2015 ecotype Zavitan chromosome 3B, WEW_v2.0, whole genome shotgun sequence genome contains the following:
- the LOC119281582 gene encoding cysteine-rich repeat secretory protein 38-like isoform X2 — translation MAPACALTTIAILAAILFYVLLLLSRAMELRFTASYAMVDCAPPPASDAAAAAAFRDTVLPLLAALPAAAAPTGFASLQSGGGAFARGLCLGDPAPRDCLACLAAAAKKLTGCGASRRAGVWRSEGCFLAYADGNTSSTHEDVFRDVVSFDDGTPSSYPNCFDTRALVALAQSLARRGAANSSGARVVTDAAALSKNATGKNAMTLRAQCARDRAAAAECARCLGDSAREVRACGWGLDGEHERVADVLGYNCFLRIETSVPPRPVAKYIKQPVVLALCAAILLVLVVTAVSACVRKKRGTGNVAAAAASGQQTNAAAN, via the exons ATGGCGCCCGCGTGCGCACTCACCACCATAGCCATCCTCGCCGCGATCCTCTTCTACGTCCTCCTGCTGCTCAGCCGCGCCATGGAGCTGCGTTTCACGGCCAGCTATGCCATGGTCGACTGCGCCCCGCCCCCTGCCtcggacgccgccgccgctgccgccttccGGGACACCGTCCTGCCGCTCCTGGCCGCGCTGCCCGCAGCCGCCGCGCCAACGGGGTTTGCGTCCCTGCAGTCGGGCGGCGGGGCGTTCGCCCGCGGCCTCTGCCTGGGCGACCCCGCGCCGAGAGACTGCCTGGCGTGCCTCGCCGCGGCCGCCAAGAAGCTCACCGGTTGCGGCGCGAGCAGGCGGGCCGGAGTCTGGAGGAGCGAGGGCTGCTTCCTGGCCTATGCCGACGGCAACACCTCCTCCACGCACGAGGACGTGTTCCGCGACGTCGTCTCCTTCGACGACGGCACTCCGTCCTCCTACCCGAATTGCTTCGACACGCGGGCGCTCGTCGCGCTCGCGCAGTCCCTGGCGAGGCGCGGCGCGGCCAACAGCTCGGGGGCGCGCGTCGTCACCGACGCGGCCGCGCTCTCGAAGAACGCCACCGGGAAGAACGCGATGACGTTGCGGGCGCAGTGCGCGAGGgaccgcgcggcggcggcggagtgcgcCCGGTGCCTGGGGGACTCGGCGCGAGAGGTGCGGGCGTGCGGCTGGGGCCTCGACGGCGAGCACGAGCGTGTGGCCGACGTGCTCGGCTACAACTGCTTCCTACGGATCGAGACCTCAGTTCCACCACGGCCCGTGGCGAAATACATCA AGCAACCAGTGGTTTTGGCCCTGTGCGCCGCCATACTGCTCGTGCTGGTTGTAACAGCGGTGAGCGCGTGCGTGAGAAAGAAGAGGGGCACCGGGAatgtggcggcggcagcagcatcag GTCAGCAAACGAACGCTGCTGCAAACTGA
- the LOC119281582 gene encoding cysteine-rich repeat secretory protein 38-like isoform X1, whose amino-acid sequence MAPACALTTIAILAAILFYVLLLLSRAMELRFTASYAMVDCAPPPASDAAAAAAFRDTVLPLLAALPAAAAPTGFASLQSGGGAFARGLCLGDPAPRDCLACLAAAAKKLTGCGASRRAGVWRSEGCFLAYADGNTSSTHEDVFRDVVSFDDGTPSSYPNCFDTRALVALAQSLARRGAANSSGARVVTDAAALSKNATGKNAMTLRAQCARDRAAAAECARCLGDSAREVRACGWGLDGEHERVADVLGYNCFLRIETSVPPRPVAKYIKQPVVLALCAAILLVLVVTAVSACVRKKRGTGNVAAAAASAGQQTNAAAN is encoded by the exons ATGGCGCCCGCGTGCGCACTCACCACCATAGCCATCCTCGCCGCGATCCTCTTCTACGTCCTCCTGCTGCTCAGCCGCGCCATGGAGCTGCGTTTCACGGCCAGCTATGCCATGGTCGACTGCGCCCCGCCCCCTGCCtcggacgccgccgccgctgccgccttccGGGACACCGTCCTGCCGCTCCTGGCCGCGCTGCCCGCAGCCGCCGCGCCAACGGGGTTTGCGTCCCTGCAGTCGGGCGGCGGGGCGTTCGCCCGCGGCCTCTGCCTGGGCGACCCCGCGCCGAGAGACTGCCTGGCGTGCCTCGCCGCGGCCGCCAAGAAGCTCACCGGTTGCGGCGCGAGCAGGCGGGCCGGAGTCTGGAGGAGCGAGGGCTGCTTCCTGGCCTATGCCGACGGCAACACCTCCTCCACGCACGAGGACGTGTTCCGCGACGTCGTCTCCTTCGACGACGGCACTCCGTCCTCCTACCCGAATTGCTTCGACACGCGGGCGCTCGTCGCGCTCGCGCAGTCCCTGGCGAGGCGCGGCGCGGCCAACAGCTCGGGGGCGCGCGTCGTCACCGACGCGGCCGCGCTCTCGAAGAACGCCACCGGGAAGAACGCGATGACGTTGCGGGCGCAGTGCGCGAGGgaccgcgcggcggcggcggagtgcgcCCGGTGCCTGGGGGACTCGGCGCGAGAGGTGCGGGCGTGCGGCTGGGGCCTCGACGGCGAGCACGAGCGTGTGGCCGACGTGCTCGGCTACAACTGCTTCCTACGGATCGAGACCTCAGTTCCACCACGGCCCGTGGCGAAATACATCA AGCAACCAGTGGTTTTGGCCCTGTGCGCCGCCATACTGCTCGTGCTGGTTGTAACAGCGGTGAGCGCGTGCGTGAGAAAGAAGAGGGGCACCGGGAatgtggcggcggcagcagcatcag CAGGTCAGCAAACGAACGCTGCTGCAAACTGA